The Mesotoga sp. UBA6090 DNA segment GTAGGTGCCTGTCTCGACAAGGTACTCCGTCTCTAGATTCGCGAAAACCTCCTTATCCGCCTCAAGCACTATTGTTCTCGGATTGGATGTATTGGAATCGCCCCATTTACTGAACGTATAACGAGTATCTAATCCTGGAACAAGGTCAGTTACATCTTTCATTTGAGGACCTGGAATCTCGACACTCACAGAGCTGCCGTGAGTACCCGGAACGGAAGCCGGAGAAATCTTCGCCACTCCATCAATCTTTACCTCAACTCCGGACGGTTCTGTTTTGACGGAGAAGAGATAACCTTTGAGTTCATAGTGCGCAGTGACACTCTTGGGAGAATCAACAACCAACGATAAGCTTTTGTCATCTGCTCGCTCACCGTTCACTTCCAAGTGTGTGAATTCATAACCAGATACCACCGGAGCTTCGAAGGAAACAGTATCTCCCTTTTCTACCCAGCTCACGTCCTTAAGAGTCGCTATACCCTCAGGTAATGTTGAATACTGGACAAGGAACTCTGTCATCGCAAGTACTTTTAGAGAGAGGTCGCTTTTTAGAAACACATTTCTGGGGTTGCTTCCATCTTGATCGCTCCATGACTTGAAAGAATACCGGGTATCTGGACCTTCAACTGAGTTACTAAGATCCTTCTCCTGAGGAGCGAAGCCAAGAGCGCGTGAAGCGCCGTCTTCAAACTCAGCAACATAAGGACTCTCGACCTCTTTGCCATCTATAGTAACTTTTAGTCCTTTCGGATCCGTCTCGACTCTGAGCGTCCTTAGAGTTTCCTGTTCGTACACAGCCTCTATCTTGACGGGCGACTCGAGCTTTATGGTCAGACTCTCATTGTAATCAGCGATCCCATTGACTTTCCAATGAGAGAAGCGATATCCACCAACCTCACCGGGAGTCACTACAGTCAGTACAGTGTCCACAGGGTAGAAACCGCTTCCTTCAATTTCAACAAGCCCTTTCGGATTTGATGTAATAGAAACCCTCACGCTCTTCTTCGTCTTGATTTCGAATTTCTTGTTTGAGTCCGCCGTTATTACTCTTGGGTTGGCTACAGATCCATCGGCCCAGCTATGAAAAAGATACACCTCATCTATATCATCAGAGACATCCTCATCAATGACCTTCACAATCACCGTCTCTTCCGGTTTGAGATTCAGCACCAGCGGTGTCTTCTTGACGTCGGAGGTCGAGAAGTCCGCCTGTTCAATGCTGGAAAGAAGTGCAACTGAAATCGGATTTTGCGAAACCACTTCAATAGTAAAGAGTTGTGCCCTTGGAACGCAGCTGCTGAATACCAAGGCTATGAAAAGTAAAACGCTTATTAGAATCGTATTCCTGTATCTCGTCATGTGTCATCCTCCAAACTTGCGGTCAATTCACCTGGAGTACATGACTATTATAAACGATTCCTACATAAGTATCATTATTATGATCAATACATAAGATGCAATCATATGACCTATTATATGATATACGATTTTCTCAATGGACTAAGAGACGTCCATCACTTTGCACCTTACTCGGTTCCTCCCACTAAAGAGCAGTTGATAGAAGTACATACGAATGATTTTCTATTCGCGATCGACTTTCGCTAAATTCGTGATTTTTACTACGCCTTAACAAAGATATAACATTGTAAAATGGAATAAAACTACGTGGCTAATTGACCGTGAATCGTGATACTCAAAGAAACTTTTCGCGGAAAACCCTTTTCATTTCTTCAACGAACTATTGACTACCCGAGTTAGACAGAAAAAAGAAAGAAAGGATAAGATCGCGCATCTTTCTTTGCTGGCTTGCTCTTCTTCTAGTTAGGATAGCAGGGAAAAGGACAGGGATTACCTGGAGTAAGAGAATACAACTCGGCCATTTTTCTGTGAATGAAAATGAAGTCTACAAGACCACAGAACTGACAGGCAAACAGTGTGATATCCTGTGCAGGCTTTAGGTTAAAGCACCTCCGACCTACTTCGAAATCCAGCTAAAGGCCTAGTAACACACTCACACTCAGAATCTTCACAAGTTCTATAAGCCTTTCAGGGCAATGAACTCATGCGTTGTGTTTATCTATGTCATTTCGAACTCGGGTAATTGATTATATTCTACAGCAAACAGGTAATTGATAATGATCACTGATTCTGCAACTAAGGAACAAGATAACTTAGCTTCAGAGAAGATGATGTGGGTGATGGTGAGCAAAAGAAACGGGGAGCCTTTCAGCTCCCCGAATTACTAAAGGCTTAAGTTGCTTCTATTATTCTTCGTCCTCTGAATCATCTGAGCCATCGACCACTCCTTCAGAAGGTTTCCCTTCATCTGAAGAAACTTCGACAGTGTTTTCGTCAGTTGACTCTTTCTTTGTTTCGAGAGCAGCGGCGTTGAGACCCTCTCTGCCCTCAAGAATCGCATCGGCCATCGTATGTACGATTAGCTGAATGGCTCTGATTGCGTCATCATTGCCTGGAATAATGAAATCGATGACGTCAGGGTCGCAGTTAGTATCTGCAATTCCTATGACTTTTATTCCGAGTTTGTTCGCTTCTGCCACGGCAATCTCTTCCTGTTTGGGATCAACAATGAAGATAACATCGGGAAGCTTCTGCATTTCCTTGACACCGCTCAGGTTCTTTCTAAGCTTATCGAGTCTTTTATTTATCATGCTCTGCTCTTTCTTCGGCAGAGCAGCGAGTTTTCCAGACTCCTCCATTTCTTCGAAGTTCTTCAAAGCTTCGATTCTTTTCTTGATCGTGGTGAAGTTCGTAAGAAGTCCGCCGAGCCAGCGGTTGTTGACGTAAAAAGAGTCACATCTCTTCGCTTCTTCCTCTACGATCTGCTGAGCCTGTCTCTTAGTGCCAACAAAAAGGAACGTTGCACCTTCCTGAGCAGAATTTCTCACATACTCATAGGCCTCTTCGATGAGCTTCAAGGTCTTCTGAAGATCCACAATGTAGATACCTTTTCGCTCACCATAGATATACGGCTTCATCTTGGGGTTCCATCTTCTCGTTCTGTGACCGAAGTGAACTCCGGCTTCGAGAAGCTGCTTCATTGATACTACCGACACAAATACACCTCCGTTTTGGTTTACCTCCGGCTTCGTCAACGATCGACCCTAATAAGCTGCAGAATTCCTCAATACTCTTCCCAGTTCCTCTCCCGAGGAGCGTTCATGCCGATGGATGCGTTCCATTCAGTGATTTCTACTGAACTCTCTTTTCAGATAGAAATGACACACCCTGTCACAATCGGTCCAGCTCGTTCTAGAGGGTAAAGACCGAGTTCAAGCAAATCTTAAGTAGTTCATAAAGAGCAACGCTTAGCGCTTATTGGGGCACCGGGATCGATGACGATTACTGCCGTGTGTTGTCCCCGTCTTTGACGAGATCTCTATATGTGTATCTCTTTGCGTTCAACCAAAGATCTTCGAGAGAGTAGAACTCTCTACCCTTCCTGCTGAATATGTGGACGATGAAATAACCACCGTCGATTACCATCCAGTCATATCCCTTTCCTTTGTCGTAGAAAATGATCTCCACATCTTCCTTCTGGACGTAATCAAGTATCGCCTCTCGAAGAGCATCCATATGGGGGTCAGAATTGGCAGTTGCTACGACAAAGTAATCAGATAGATTTGACACCTTTGAGACGTCCAGTATTACGATGTCTTCTCCATGTTTTTCATCCAGAATGTCCGCAATTTCCTTCACTACGTTATCCAAATTGATTCTCCTGTTCATATCATAGTTATACGTTGACGGTTCACCGTTCGCCGTCCACCGAAATCACAAAATTCCAGCAGACCTGCTTCTTTATCAAGAATAGACCCTTGCCCCAGAACCAACAGTCTATCTCCCATTTTAACTGCTGCATTATTGCTCCCAGAGTCCTCCTTTGATGTAGGAGGGCCGCACAATCGCTGAAGAGGTACGCTCTGAAGATCGCACTCCCCCAGCTCAGGCGGGAACTGATCAGCTCTCTTTCGCTCTCCTTCAAGAGCAATAGTTTCAACTCATGCTGTC contains these protein-coding regions:
- a CDS encoding InlB B-repeat-containing protein, which encodes MTRYRNTILISVLLFIALVFSSCVPRAQLFTIEVVSQNPISVALLSSIEQADFSTSDVKKTPLVLNLKPEETVIVKVIDEDVSDDIDEVYLFHSWADGSVANPRVITADSNKKFEIKTKKSVRVSITSNPKGLVEIEGSGFYPVDTVLTVVTPGEVGGYRFSHWKVNGIADYNESLTIKLESPVKIEAVYEQETLRTLRVETDPKGLKVTIDGKEVESPYVAEFEDGASRALGFAPQEKDLSNSVEGPDTRYSFKSWSDQDGSNPRNVFLKSDLSLKVLAMTEFLVQYSTLPEGIATLKDVSWVEKGDTVSFEAPVVSGYEFTHLEVNGERADDKSLSLVVDSPKSVTAHYELKGYLFSVKTEPSGVEVKIDGVAKISPASVPGTHGSSVSVEIPGPQMKDVTDLVPGLDTRYTFSKWGDSNTSNPRTIVLEADKEVFANLETEYLVETGTY
- the rpsB gene encoding 30S ribosomal protein S2 is translated as MSVVSMKQLLEAGVHFGHRTRRWNPKMKPYIYGERKGIYIVDLQKTLKLIEEAYEYVRNSAQEGATFLFVGTKRQAQQIVEEEAKRCDSFYVNNRWLGGLLTNFTTIKKRIEALKNFEEMEESGKLAALPKKEQSMINKRLDKLRKNLSGVKEMQKLPDVIFIVDPKQEEIAVAEANKLGIKVIGIADTNCDPDVIDFIIPGNDDAIRAIQLIVHTMADAILEGREGLNAAALETKKESTDENTVEVSSDEGKPSEGVVDGSDDSEDEE
- the rsfS gene encoding ribosome silencing factor, whose protein sequence is MDNVVKEIADILDEKHGEDIVILDVSKVSNLSDYFVVATANSDPHMDALREAILDYVQKEDVEIIFYDKGKGYDWMVIDGGYFIVHIFSRKGREFYSLEDLWLNAKRYTYRDLVKDGDNTRQ